TTTCAAGGAGATGGAGTAAATGAGAAAGGATAAAATAATTTCTTTTATTTTTAGATTAATAAGTTATATAACATTTTTTACTATTGTTTTTATTTTTATTTTTATAATATTAGATGGAATAAAATATTTTTCTATAGATTTTTTTACACAGTTTCCTAAAAATATGATGACAGAAGGTGGGATATTTCCCGCTATTATAGGAACTTTCTATTTGTTATTTCTAACATTAATAATCTCTATTCCTTTTGGTGTAATAACTGGTATTTTTTTATCTGAGTATGGTAATAATAAAATCGGGAGTCTTTTAGATATAACTATTACTTCATTATCAGGGGTTCCTTCTATCGTTTATGGATTGTTTGGACTGGCATTATTTTCAATAACGATGGGATTTAGGACATCCTTAATTTCCGGTGCTCTAACATTATCTGTAATGTCATTACCTATAATTTCTTCTGCAACTCGTGAAGCTTTAATGGCTATTCCAAATTCAATGAGAGAATCTGCATATGCATTAGGAGCTAATAAAACAGAAGTTATATATAAAGTCATTATACCATCTGCAAAATCTCGAATACTAACCGCTATATTGATCGGTGCTGGTAGAGTTATGGGAGAAACTGCCCCTGTATTATTAACTTCTGCTGTATTTTATTCAACACATATGCCTAAATCTATCAAAGATCCTATTATGACATTACCAACACATATTTATAATATTGCAATGGCTTATGGCAATGATGCACAATGGATGGCTAAAGGTACCGCTTCTTTTTTAATGTTATTAGTATTTGTAATATATTCAATTGCTTTTAGATTAAGGAGGAAATTAAATGAAAAATAATGTTATTTTAAAAAAAGATGTTATAATAAAGATAAAGGAATTTAATGCATGGTATGATAAAAAACAAGCATTAAAAAATATAAATATCGATTTTAAAAGAAATAAGATAAGTGCAATTATCGGGCCTTCTGGCTGTGGAAAATCTACGTTGTTAAGAAGCATAAATAGAATGAACGATGAAATTCCAAATTATAGAACCTCTGGTGAAATATTATATGAAGAAAAAAACATATATGATAAAGATTTAGATTTAACTATTTATAGAAAGAAAGTTGGTATGGTTTTTCAAAAACCAGTTCCATTTCCAATGTCAATATATGAAAATGTTGCTTTCGGATTAAAAATTCATGGAATTAAAAATAAAAATAAAATTGATGAAATTGTAGAAAGATCTTTAAAACAAGCTGCTTTATGGGATGAAGTAAAAGATGAACTACACAAA
This is a stretch of genomic DNA from Marinitoga hydrogenitolerans DSM 16785. It encodes these proteins:
- the pstA gene encoding phosphate ABC transporter permease PstA, producing the protein MRKDKIISFIFRLISYITFFTIVFIFIFIILDGIKYFSIDFFTQFPKNMMTEGGIFPAIIGTFYLLFLTLIISIPFGVITGIFLSEYGNNKIGSLLDITITSLSGVPSIVYGLFGLALFSITMGFRTSLISGALTLSVMSLPIISSATREALMAIPNSMRESAYALGANKTEVIYKVIIPSAKSRILTAILIGAGRVMGETAPVLLTSAVFYSTHMPKSIKDPIMTLPTHIYNIAMAYGNDAQWMAKGTASFLMLLVFVIYSIAFRLRRKLNEK
- the pstB gene encoding phosphate ABC transporter ATP-binding protein PstB: MKNNVILKKDVIIKIKEFNAWYDKKQALKNINIDFKRNKISAIIGPSGCGKSTLLRSINRMNDEIPNYRTSGEILYEEKNIYDKDLDLTIYRKKVGMVFQKPVPFPMSIYENVAFGLKIHGIKNKNKIDEIVERSLKQAALWDEVKDELHKSANALSGGQQQRLVIARAIAVDPEVILLDEPTSALDPIATQRIERLLEELVEKYTIIIVTHNLSQAIRISDYLYFMYQGDLIESGLTSDIIKSPKNQLTEDYLNGRIG